The window TTCTCCTCTTAGATTTCACCTTTTGTCATTATGACAAATTATGACAAATTGCTAGCTGATTGATCTTCCTGCTTCAGAAATATGCAATCTGAAACAGAAATATAAGACTTCTTTCCAAATatccaaaataaattaatttctagCTCTGTACATAGTCACCATGGTTATATATAGCAGGGGCTGAGCCAAAGTGGTCCCAATTAGTTAATGAGAGGAAGGAAATATTCAACAATGACACATTATGCATGAACAAACTGCTTTTCTAATCAAATGGCAAGTTAGAGACTTGTTCCTAAGCCAGCTGGTTGGTATATGTCAGCAGTAAGCTGTAGAATGATTTAATTGGTGCAGGTAGCTGGCATGCTTTATTATTTACAGTCTGTTTCCACCCTCACTCTCCCCACTTCATTTCCCTCTCATCTCTACTCCAAGTCTTATATTATCAACTTCAGCCTTtagaaatatctatttttatagGGTGGATTTATATGTGCCAAAAGGCAATATGGTATAGTAGATATAAggctgaccttggaatcaggaaggtaaGTTTCAGCCCCTTCCCCCCAacacactagccatgtgaccacaggcaagttacAGTCTTACAGTGGCATAGGCAATCCTATAAAACCAGTAGCTGGCAAGTTTTGATCAAAGGGCCAAATCTAGCCTACACCCTGTTTTTCCATGGCCTGCTAGCTAAGAATGTTTCTAGCCCTCAAGCCTTAATTTGCTGACCCCTGatctgagactataaattgaaCAGGGTTGTTGATTTGCTTTGGAAAAGGAAGATTGGGGTCTCCAGAAGACAGCAAGCTACTTCTTCATTAGATTTTTTATGAGTAACCATGAGAGAGTGTCATTTGTAATATGGTTTTTCATAATCCCCCACCAGTGTATTCCCCATCATCAGTCAGTAGCCTAATTAGCTTTTCAGAAAAGGTATGTTCTAAAGTGGTTTAGTAAAAATAGTTGATAGGAACCCTTCCTCTTCCAAAGGTTCTGGTCACACTTTTCCACAAGTATACACAGAGTCTAAAGAAAGGGTATGATAGTGGTAAGATGTGCATACAATGAACACAAGTGGCCAAAAGGTAAGCTAACAACTCCTGATTGCTAGAAGTCCTTTTTTCTCTTAATGAACTTCTGCAGAGTTCAAAACAGGGTGAAGCATTTGCTCTGAATAAGCCAATCTGCTGGGCTAGCTAATCACAGGTCAAGGCATTTCTTTTGGTCCATTCTGCTGCTCTTCTTGTTCAGGCTTTTTCTTCAAAGGTAGTGGatactctccctcctttcttctcagaTTCCATGAGAAGAGTAAAATACCTGTAATCTTTCCAGACAGTGTAATGTTTACAAGCACAATCAAGAGTGATGCTGGATCACCTCCTGACTCCTGTGGCTACTTCTACCAGCTCCATTGGAAACTGCTACCAACTCTAGTCACTAGTGAAAACTCTTATTGGATCTCAGAATCTCTCAAACTTTCAGGGTCACCTGTAAAAGGAAGTGTagtagagaaaaaggggaaaaactcatTCCTTCTACCAACTGATTCCCTCTCGTGGGCTTGGCTGGAGCTCCTCTACCACTTGATTATCTTGCTGCTAGACTAGTCAATGATGAACTGGCTTgctattttatataaaatgggTCATGAATATGTCTGACTCTTTTATGTGTGGTATAACTTGTATATATGCAATGATCAAAGcactttaattttcaaaattgatTAAGTATTTGCTCACACTTAGTTTACACTTTTTATTGGTTCAGTAGAGCTATCTGGGCCTTCTGTGATTATATCTATATAGCTATACTTTTATATGCATGTCtgtattacatatgtatgtgtatgtgtctatgtgaataattccatgtatatgtatacatatttatatttatgcatatgcagAGGTATACCAGAGGCAGCTCATATCAGGTCATGAGAGCTGATCATTATATTTTCAGTGGGagtatttatacttcagaaacAGCAAAcagtacaaatcagggcttgaattATATTATTTCGTTAATTATCCTGAGTtacaaaagtaaaggaaaaatgtTAGTGATGCAAATTTAACTCTAAAAgtgtcattcatttttaaagatagttgttaaacattttctaaaagTTCATTgtatataaagagctttaaatagcAAAAAgaggtttttatatttgatcctggaggtaacagggagccactaaaTGTTGAGTGGGGTAATGACGCTGTCAGACCTACCCTTGAGAAAATTGACTCTAGATTACGATAGGGAAAGAAGTGAGACAGAGGAACCAATTAGAAGATTACTGAAATAGTAGAGCAAAGAAGTGATGCAAGCTTGAACCAGGGTCACAACTGAGTTAGTGATGAGAAGGGGGCATATGCAAGAGATGTTCTGAAGGGAGAAACAAACCTAAATTCAGCAACAGATTTGCGTAAGGAGTGGTGAAGAGAGGGAATAGTGAGATAGAGGCACTGAGGATAACAGTAAGGTTTTAAGCCCAGGTAACTGAGATGGGAAGCGtagggaaatttagaagaggggacagttttaaggggaaaataatgaattctgttttggacatttggggtttgagatgcctacagagtatccagtttaaaatgtccagAAGGCAGTTAGTGATAAGaggctggagctcaggagagagattaaggctggatatatagatttcagaatcatttgaacagagatgatcattaaacccATAGTAGCTAATGCAATCAGTGAGAGagtatagaggaaaaatggaagaggACCCAGCATGGAACCTTTGGGAAGTACCCATGGTTAATGAGTGTATTATAGATgaagatacagcaaaggagacagagaaacaggggTCAGACAGGTGGGAAGAGAACCAGGTGAGGGCCAAGGAAATAATGTTGTGTGAAATCTCTAAAAACCCTTTGCAAATGTGTAATTTTACTATTTCTGGTGTCTAGTGGGAGGATGTTTGGAGACTGAGGAGACCAAGCAAGGAAACTACTAAAAGAATATTTCTCAAAGGGATAATAAATTTAAGTTACTTTGTAAATTTCACTTATTTCTTTACATAGCACCCATGATCACATATCTCCTAGACAATGGAAATGTCTAGAATAGCCAAGAAGGACTGAGTAGATGTGAGGGAAGggaatttttctttgctttcttttctaggCAATTATGTACTAAGACTTGTGGAGTTTTatgctcttcctttttttataattttgatttttccttCAATAAAGCaaaccccagggcagctaggtggcacagtagatagagcactggccctggagccaggagtacctgagttcaaatctggcctcagacacttaacacttactagctgtgtgaccctgggcaagtcacttaaccccaattgcctcactaaaaaataaaaaaataaagcaaactcCAGCTAATGCTGCTTCTTGCTGTGTGTTGATGTCAAAAGAAGTTCACTTACCAACAGAGTAATGACTTCCTACCACCTAGTATAGTCAGTGAAAAattgtgcttaataaatccaATCACTCTTAAGATATAATAACATGGATTTAAGGAAATGAGAATTAAGGGTGAGCCAATCGCTTCAGTTCTTGAGACCTCAGTTTCATCCTTTGTAAATTAAGTGGTGCTAAATGAGATGACTTCCcatttcccttccagttctctaACTGTGAACCCATAATGGTGACTGATTCTTAAGACTTTGCCTTAAGGTTAGGCTGATTAGAGATTTACAGAATTTTATTGatcaaaaagagaaatatttactttttaagtGCCCAGTGAAAAGAGGCAGTgagatacaatggatagagtactgggcttgtagtcagaaagaccagtTCATATCTCATCTCTAACACCTGCTAGCTAaaggaccttggacaaataatttgGCTTTCATGAGTTTCAGACAACTCCCTAGGATTTACCTACTAAGTCATGAGACACTTCTATTTACTGTGGAGGAAGGAATCTCCTaagccaataaaatcacagataattaatgaatacatattttagaaaagaccaaaaaaattgaattggaaggggcctcagcagccatctagtccaacccatatctgaaaaGGAATGTCCATTCCCACATACCTGCTAACTGAACATCTATTCTCTCCTGGAAGTCCTCCCCTGATGCCCTTGGGCATGTCTATTTAGAGACATAAAGGCAAATTCCCATTCAGATTCTTGGAGTTAGTCTTTCAGTCATCCCATTCCTGGTAAATGGCATGTAGAAttgaaaagaactttagagaCTTCCTGATCCAAACTCTTTGAAGACtgatcttattttttctttttttttcttttttttttttggtggggcaatggggattaagtgacttgcccagggtgacacagctagtatgcgtcaagtgtctgaggccagatttgaactcaggtacttctgaatccagtgccagtgccagtgctttatccactgtaccacctagctgccccaaagactgATCTTTTAATtgataaggaaacagacccagagaaaggaaaggatttgCCTATGGACATACACATAATTAGCAGTAGCAGTGGAGCTAGATTCTCATTCTATATACTATGTTATTCACTGGGATCAGTAAAATCTAATTAGTTATTGTTGTAGTTCAGGTGCATGTTAGCATGAAGTGCAAGTTCAAGATCTCAAGAGATTTAATCAATGaagcaaataattattttaacccTTCTTTACTaaatatcaacaaacattcataaaGAATATACATGGACAGGTGCAACTATTCAGGTGCCCACATATAGGGATGAATCCAGACTGATCACAACAACAACCCACAGGAAAATTAAAAGGTCATCACTTTTGAAGAACGAAACCCCGTTCTCAACACTTTTTAATATGAAATTCACCAAAAATCTAACCTAGTCTATCCTAGTTCTATGTCTCCATGGGTTGGGGATGCTCTTTAAATCACTATTGGCCATGTAGCTTACACTAGTTAGTCTCATACAACTCAAGGTCTGGGTAAAATCAGTAACACCCAAAAAAGTCACCAATTCTTGACCTCTGCAGTTTTTGACATTGTCGATCACCCTCTtccccttgatattctcttctctaggttttcatgaccttggtctctcctggttctactcctacCTGTCTAACATGTTCTTTTTGTAATGAttgtaatgatgccacctgctggagacttactgtagaaaagctccaccatgaggagaaggcctctgagggcaagccatgtggtcaaggtccttggtgtcaggaagtaacgtttgttTGTGGGTAccatctatcaaggctaccagccaatcaacttgaggagcctctcatttctaggaggaggacacaaaagaggaagcagacactggtgggactgtgcttcctctttggctgggagacattggcatggtggcagggaacttcagaagtgggagattaggaaggctaggattgccaggttataagaaatttcttctcaatctttctctttcttttactatctttcaataaacccttaaaaaattctaaactcatttatcagtgattttagtcaatttcccccaaaaactggtggggggagacagattagaacccacatttagaatttttaattatatagtttggctgaccacaaagaggaaagctgatcctcaatcttctgatcttccagtttggtaaaaatttgttttttccttatttgcacatgtgcctgtctctttaaattgggtttctctctctctctctctctctctctctctctctctctctctctctctctttattttttttttagtgaggcaattggggttaagtgacttgcccagggtcacacagctaataagtgttaagtgtctgaggtcggatttgaactcaggtcctcctgactccagggccagtgctctatccactgcgccacctagctgcccctaaattgggTTTCTCTTAACAGCTAAGTACCTAGGttaagtatatattttaaccCTTAAGTACTCTTACCCTCCTATTTTCAAGCCTTGCTCCCTTTTCCAAAATGGACTGGGGACTGTGGGACCAAAGAGGAGTAAGCCTCTTCTCCTGGCTTTTCAACCAGGCCAGGATTGACCTTCTGTTTAAGTTTCGTCCTTATGAATttgaatgttctattcctatcttaattttaattttaatttttacttttctttgcgttatagtgaggaaatttttgaattactaAAAAGGGAGTGGAAGATGgtacattttatatcattcagGACTCCCCCCTtgggaaaataattgcagcttgggacacttacaaactgctgattcagccaggcatgatgaaagcaaggcttatcaaactgtgttttatgtggcataagaaATATTCTAGCTTACTGGGAAACAAATGGTTAAAGAATGGATCTTTTGATCACTTAACACTGAATTCTCTACAAATGATCCTTCATTTTGAGTCCCCCAAAGATGTAACTTATTGTAATCTCTGGAATGTAGCAAGTGAGGAATTGActgaaaatggagaaaaggaggaaggcttTGGGCCCGAATGTGAATATAAATCTGACTCTCAGGCTGACACAccaacaaaggaaacaaaaaaacaaaagaagagaaataaaaagaaaaagggttattgaaacctattgcttAATCTATCAATGGACATATggaatattgagtcttgctgattagagtcttatttctttttgataaattgattatcactttaagtatctgttactgttatactggatagagaattcatgtataagataatgtgtttacttgctcaaagaagattatgtaataatgtctaatattatcagctaTTTAcgttcatttatcatttatatgtcattatagtctgggtatggtttggaattattgtatatattacttacaagtatatcctcagttatgcagcatagcatgcatttttaccatcatactgtctttggtgaaattaatatgagatttatgaattatggaaacttatcatttcagagactaactgctcttactgTGAGCTTTAATGCAGggcctggagagaatatatgtgcaacaagaggagagacaggttcacgtaagtccatggtttccttatgatggcaactatgtagaccacaattactagacacagtccagttttgtcctctctccctcctaaaataaccaAGTCTAACTTAACTTGTTATCTTTTTCTCTCACTCAGTctaatggcatggtcagaatccatccacctgtggcctagcacaattactggctatctcaaaaccatgagatgtggtatgataacctttccataacatttttaggtgtcatgaacacattactGAATTTGGCTTTGATCTAGACatatggtggtaagaagtgttatcaattgcataactacctcaaccctgtaGTATATGAAAgaggggaatgtaatggaatgtattaatttgatcattgacaatactatgctaaggattagtaaaaatccagcagttcaacagctaaagaagtgaatccagctttccagaccagagtccagcctaccagaccagagtccagtttgcTCCTGACAACGACTCCAAGAAGACAAGGGCTCAGAGACTTTATGtgaacagttttattttgttgggttttttccctccttctgttataatatacactatctgtaacctGTACTCTCtgtagaggccctccctttgcaagaccaaggTAAAAGCATCGCGTTCATGAAGGACTGCCACTTTGGACAAGActgtcctctctcccttttctacattgttattaacatattgttagttagcatagggtattatattctgttatttttgactgtttcatcaaggaaactccCCGTGtttcttaaagaaacaaaggggatactgtaatgattggaatgatgccacctgctagagacttactgtagaaaagctccaccatgaggagaaggcttctgaaggcaagccatgtggtcaaggtccttggtgtcaggaagtaacgtttgttTGTGGGTAccatctatcaaggctaccagccaatcaacttgaggagcctcccatttctgagagGAGGACACAAaagaggaagcagatgctggtgggactgtgcttcctctttggctgggagacattggcatggtggcagggaacttcagaaataggagattaggaaggctaggattgccaggttataagaaatctcttctcaatctttctctttcttttattatctttcaataaaccctttaaaaaattctaaacttatttatcagtgattttagtcagtttcccccaaaaactggtggggggagacagattagaacccacatttagaattttaaattacacattttctatctcctttgatGGATCTTAATTCATATCACACCCACTAATAGTAAGGGTCCCCCATGTTCTGTCCTTGGCTCTTTactctccctctatactatttcactggATGATCTCATCATGATTTCAATTATCACCTGAaggcagatgactctcagatctacttatccaactCCAACCTCTTTTGTGACCTTCAGTCTTGCATCTCTAActgcttattaaatattaatcTGTATTTCCCACAGGGCTCTTAAACTCAACACAACCAAAACTGAATTAAGtatcttcccttccccaaacttcttcctcttcccaactCCACCATTACTATCTAAAGGATCATTATCCTACCAGTCACCCAAGTCTGAAATCttggtgtcattctcaactcctctctTGCACTCAAACTCCACATAtacaatctgttgtcaaatcttgtcatttttactttcAAAAAAACTCTCATATTTgtacccttctctcctctgatattgaTACCATCCAAGTATATACTTCTATACCATTTTAACTAGAAGACTGCAATAGCTTTCTGGTTGTATTCTCTGCCACAAGTTTCTTTCTAGTTTCATCCATCATGCTCAACTCAACTGTCAAAATTATCATCCTAAACTGTAGGTTTGACCAGGTCACTCCCCCTATTCAATAAGCTTCAGTGTTTCCCTGTTACTaccaggagaaaaaataaaatcttctgtttgacctTTAAAACCCTGGCAcctttttacctttcttgtattcttattatatattattctccTCTTCATATTTTGGAACCCAATGACAGTGGCCTTCTTGCTGGGTGTTCAGAGAGAACTAGCTCCTCTGCTAAGAGGGCTTGCTGAGACCTTTTCATggatgctcatccacctttggtgttcacctggcactcaactcttactatggctccaagaaactgtaacacaagcagtggccacaccccaataAACCACCTCAGCAGACTAGTTAACCAGGTTAAGGGCAACCAATGAGCTTCATACCCATCAGTGTGTCACAGGGGTGTCTACCTCAAGTATGTGAAGATTTCCCATGATGCATTAGGCAgataagaataatttgttccaatagtcatgaaggtggctgaagcaggcattggGGAGCTTCTAGAGCTTTGTCAGACATTGAAGAGACCAGAATCAACCACTGTATTCCAGGCCATCTTtagttatcctgacttttgtcttgccactggacttcaatgactctgtaAGAAagaatgagactgatgactttgtgcaactctgtctcacttaaaccTAATCAACAAGCAAGTCAGGGtatcatcccatgatgtcattggtccccttctaaaacaaaagacaaacaacaccTTCTAGCTGATTGTTTTAAAAGGCTGTCCCCCAATTCCTGCAATGATCTCCCTCCTCATGTCCACCTCCTAGGTGCTCTAATTTTCCTCAAGTCTTAGGTAAAGTCTGATTTATACAAGAAATCTTTCCCATTCTCATAACATGCCCATGGACTCTGTCACCTTCAAGATATTTATGCATGAATTCCAAAGGCAACAGACTACCATGCTCTGAGCATTAGAAATATTTGGCTACAAGAGATTATCATTCCTAGACTCAAGTACCAGGATTGTGGCTTCACACACCAGTGGCAAGTCCATCTGTGGGAGATGAAAGGAAATTTGCCAATGAGAACTTCATCCTGAAGTACCCTTGTCCTGGCATCTTGTCCATGGAAAATCCTGGGTCCGACACAAATGACTCCCACCTTTTCAACTATACCCAATGGTCAGATAGCAGCACCCTGATCTTTGACCCAAGTAACAGAAGgcaaaatattgtaaaaaaatcTTGGAGTGCTTTGAATCCTAGGATGATTGACCAGCAAGATGACCCTTGCTGACTATAGGCAGCTCTCATAAGGGTTTGATGTTTGgcggggtttttttggtttttggttttttggtcttAACCACCAAACTATTCCTTCTATGGCTGAATAGGATACTTCCCAATGCAATTTGCTCCTATACACTGTGATtatgtttcatttccttttttcttctaccaGTCTTCTACATTGAAGAGTTAAATGTATggtaataaaataaaaccaaaccgtGAAAAAAGgaatgtttcttcatttttatggcTCTGGTTATCCACTCTTTGATGGGATGGATGTGTCTTCCACTTCATCTACACCTTTCACACAagcaatcagcaagtatttatgaagcatttactatgtgccagcatagtccttgccctcaaaaagcctatacatacatagataggtATATCCAAAATACAGACTAGATGCAAAGTACTTGGACAGAAAAAGACACTAGAAGCTGTGAGACTGGGAGAGCCCttctttttcaatttcatgtaattgagTTGGGTTAAATATAGTATGGCTTGTTAGCTATGACAGAGACAAAACAAAGAGCAGCCCATGAAAGATCCCAACTTCtcttttcccaacattttttccccaacactttttgttttgttttgttttgttttttagtgaggcaattggggttaagtgacttgcctaaggtcacgcagctagtaagtgttaagtgtctgaggccagatttgaactcaggtactcctgactccaggagtccactgcaccacctagccgcccccctccccaacacttTTAATGAATGTGTTTAGCCCCTGACAATGTTGATATTCCTGGTAAAATTACCGTAGGATAACTccagtcactctttttttttttgacattttataattttatttaaatgaagttCAATTTACTTTTCATCCACATTGACTGTCTGTAAACTTTTGAAAGTGGTAACAGGCACATAAGTAACCAAGGTATACAGCTTGTTTGGTGAATCGTCATCCTCATTGCATTTCCTGGACAAGTGCACTTGGATACGGTACAGgacattccttcttcctttggcCCAAACAACTTTGTTGAGTCTTGTGTCGATGCAGACATTTAgagttctcatttctttcatgGCAAATTTGTGGGTTTCCTTTCGAGCCTGAGGAACTTGCTTTTTGAAGCCTACTCCATGAATCCACTCATGAATGTTGATGGTATATTCTCTGGTCACCACCTCATTGATGGCAGAatgtcccttctttttctctccaccttTCTTTGTGGGAGCCATCCTGACCAGGACCAGGATAGAAAGGAACACTCcagtcactctttttttgtttgtctttttgtttgttttgttttgtttttttttttagtgaggcaactggggttaagtgacttgcccggggtcacacagctagtaagtgttaagcgtctgaggccggatttgaactcaggtactcctgactctagggcctgtgctctatccactgtgccacctagctgccccatccagtcACTCTTAAATGCTACTAAACCTTTGTTTCTGGGCTATGGACCTATAtggtttatttattaattgggcTCCTAGAATCCTTTCTTCTGGCTAATTTCAGTCATGAGGTCTTTCTTCCAATAATCATTTGAATGGCTAATATTTGGCACTGGGAACATCTGAATTTAGCTTATTTCTAGTTCTCCCATAAGAATACTCAGCCCACAAgacaaagaatttaaaacaagTGTATTACACACAACAAGGAACAGAGAAAGGACACATATCTGTGCCCATAGATAGTCAAGAAAACTCTGATGATCCCAACCCCCCTCAGACCCACAGACCTATGCCACTGTttttctccagagccatatgggtccaatggcaagatataattcaggatgactggagatggccctggattttaagacagttggggtcaagtgacttgcccagggtcacacagctagtaagtggctgagctgagaggtgaactcagatcctcccagcCTCATGGCCAGtaatctatccattgtgccacctagctgcccaccattgCTCTACAATT is drawn from Dromiciops gliroides isolate mDroGli1 chromosome 2, mDroGli1.pri, whole genome shotgun sequence and contains these coding sequences:
- the LOC122738384 gene encoding 60S ribosomal protein L31-like — protein: MAPTKKGGEKKKGHSAINEVVTREYTINIHEWIHGVGFKKQVPQARKETHKFAMKEMRTLNVCIDTRLNKVVWAKGRRNVLYRIQVHLSRKCNEDDDSPNKLYTLVTYVPVTTFKSLQTVNVDEK